The DNA sequence GACCGAACTCGGGATCTCAGAGGGCGATCAAGTCGTCGGCGTCGGCACCGTCATGTGGGACTTCCTGCCAAACATGCCACAGTCCGACGGCGTCGTCGTCACCGAGGCGGCAAACGTCGGCCCGGTCTCGAACCCACCGACCGCACTCGACCAGACGCGTGTCGAGGGAACTGCAGTCGGACTCACCGTGTACCAGAACGGCGAGCAGATCGCCCGCGGTAACGCCGGTCAGGAACAGTACCGCCAGCAGGGTGGGATGGAGGTCCGCGACGTGCTCGTTGACCGCGGCCTGACCCACGACACCTACGTCATCGCAGCGGTCGACGATGGGACCGTATCGCTGACAGTCAAGCAGATCCCACTGATGACCGTGATGCGTCTCAGTGTCGGCGCCCTGCTGCTGGGCATGCTCCTCGTGATCGTGTTCGATCCCGCACACGGGCTCGCCCGACTCTGGCCACAGGTCACGCGCCAGCAAACCACCGCCGAAACTACATCAGACTAACCCATGAGAAAAACAGTCCTCGGCTTCGTCGTCCTCGTATCGCTCCTGACCGTCCCCATGACCGCAACTGCCGCGTCGGTTTCGGGAACCGTAACCGTCGCCGACGGTTCTGCCGACGGTGAGACGGTCACGATCGCGCCACTGGACCCCAGTAACGAACTCGTCGGCAACGCAACCGAAACGACGGTCGAAGACGGCTCGTTCACCTACGAGTCCGTCGAGGGTGCCATCACCTACTTCATCGAACTCGAGCACGAGGGTACGACACACTACGCCCTCGTCGACGACGGTGAGCAACCCGCGTTCGTCCTGAACGACACGATCTCGGGCGAACTCGTCGACGAGAACGGCACGCCGATTTCGAACGCCACCATCACCGTCACGAGCCAGCACGGTCCCGAGGTGACACAGGTGAACGCGACGGATGGCTCGTTCACGATCGGCCCGGTCCAGCCCGATCGAATGTACACCCTCGAGATCGAGGCGAACGGCGCCGACTACGAGCGGGTGGTTTCGACCGGAAACGACACGACGGACACGACCTTCGAGTTGCCGACGCCGACGACTGATCGAGACGCACTGACTCTCGGTGGTGGCCAACCAGTGAACCACCTCCTGCGTGTCGGGCCGACACAAAACGGGACCGGGCTGTTCGTCGTCGAGACGGTTTCCGTCGAGAACGGCGCCGATCGACCGTTCGCCGGCAACGTCAGCTTTGCAGTGCCGTCAGACGCAGAGGTCGTCACGGGAATGGTCGACAACGAACGCACCGCGGTCAGCCGAACGAACGACACGGCGACGGTCGAGACGACGATCGGCCCCCAGGAAAACGCTACCGTCGACGTGTTCTATCGACTCGAGGACCGGGCGTTCGAGAAACCGGTCGGCTACGACGTCGAGCAACTCGCGATCCAGTTCGCCGAATACGACCTGACTCAGGTCGAGGTCTCAGACAACCTCGTCGAAGCCGACGCGCCGATGCCGATGGTGACGAGTACGGGGCCGCTCGAGGCGGACGACCAGATCTCGGTGAGCATCACCGAGTCCAATCAATCGGTCGCCAGCGATCAGACAGACGGCGGTTCGGGGACCGGCGAGTTCCCGCTCGGTCTGGTGAGTCTCGGCTTCGTCGCCGTCATCGCGATCGGATTGGCCGCGTATCGGTACCTGTAGGCTGACTTGCTACCGGCGGGGGACCAGCGACCGATTCACAGCGGTTGATTTCGTTCAGATTTTGCTGAACCAGCCAGTATGTAGCTGTGCGGATGCCGCACTGCCAATTACATCAGAAGTTATATAACTTATATTTATTAATAACTCAGTATGGTCTCCGACCATACTCCCTCCAGCGAAGCGTTGTCACGTCGAAAAATCCTTGCATCCAGTGCAGTGATTGGTGCGACCGGGCTTGCAGGGTGTTCAAGTAATGCCAGTTCTGATTCCCCTGACTGTACGACAACCGCTCTCGAACACGGTGACGGAGATGTCCTACAGCAAGCGAGTGCTATGATATCCGATGAATCAGTTGCACTGCTGATCTCATTGCAGGAATCAGGTAACACACACCCTATTGAGTCAATTCTTCTCAAGAACTCTGAAGGCGATCTCCTAAACGAAATCCCCACAACCGATGCTCGTGAATACCGTATCACTATTGGCTCACCACCACACCATGGTCGCCTCACACTACTCGCTAAAAACGACCAAAGCGACGAAATCGACTCAATGGAAATCGAATACCACTGCACTGATGAGTAACTAATTCATCTGAGCTCTGCATTCGCTGGATTATGACTCCATCAATCAGTCGTTAGGAAAGTCACCACCCCTAACTGATTTGGTGAAACGGATCAAAACGGCCTATCGTTCGACGACGTACTCGAACAGCGCGATCCCGATCAGGAACAACACGCCGTCGTAGGCCAGCAGGAGCCGGAACCACTGCCACAGCGGCAGTCCTTCTGAGATCGCCCGCGTGAGTTCGACGCCGGCGAGCAACACCGGAATCACGAGCGGCACGAGCAACAGCGGCAACAGGAGGTCGCTGAGCCGGGCTCGAGCCGTCATCGTCGCGATGAGCACGCCGGTCGCGGCGAAACCAAACGCCGCGAGGGCGATGACGAGCAACAACAGCGGGACCGTGCCCGGCAGGATGGTAAAGTCGAGGAAAACGACGATACACCCGAGCGTGATGACGGCGACGGCCCCCGTGAACGCGGTGTTGCTCACGACTTTGCCGACGTAGATCGCCGAGCGATCCACGGGAACGAGCAACAGGCTGTCGAGGCCGGCGTCGGCCTCTTCGACGGCGACGCTCTGGCTCACGCTGAACGTCCCGGCGAAGACGAACGCGACCCAGAGCGCACCGCTCGCGACGACGTCGATGTTCGCGAACGTGCGGGCGAAACTGAACGCGAAGATGATGACGACCAGCAGCGCGAAGACGGCTGCGGTGTTGAGCACCTGCTTGGAACGTAACTCGATGCGGAAGTCCTTGCGCGCGACCTCGAGGACGGTCCGCCAGTAGCTGACGGTGGTATTGTCGGTCATTGCAGGTTAGAGCGACCGACCGCCTCGAGATATTCGGTCTCGAACGAGTGGCGGTCGAGGTCGGTCAGCGAGACGGTTCGTTCCAGCGTGCCGTCGACGAGTACGAGTGCGCGGTCACAGTCGTCGACGGCCCGCTCGAGGTCGTGAGTCGCGATGACGACGGTTCGATCGTCGAACCGCGTCAGGATCCGCTGGAGGTCCATCGCCGACCGCTGGTCGAGGCCGGCGTACGGTTCGTCGAGCAACAGGACCGTCGGGTCGTGCAACACTGCACGCGCGATCGAGAGGCGCTTGGTCATACCGTGCGAGAAGTCCTCGACGCGGGTCGAGGCGTGCGTTCGGAGGTTCACGTCCTTGAGGACCCGTTCGACGCGCTCTGTATCGACGCTTCGCAGTCGGGCGTGCAGTCGCAGGTTCTCGCGGGCGGTAAGCGTGCCGTAGACCATCGGTCGATGGCTGACGACGCCGAGTTTCGCACGAACCGCAGTCGCGTCCGGCGTCACGTCGTCGCCGTCGATCCGGATGCGACCGTCGTCGGGGGCGGCAAGCGTCGACAGCAGTTGCATCAGGGAGGTTTTTCCTGCGCCGTTGGGACCGAACAGCCCAACGTGCTCACCGGAATCGACGGTAAAAGAGACATCACGGAGCGCGGTCGTCGAGCCGAGCCGTCTCGTCACGCCATCGACGCTGATCGTCCCCATGTCGTTATGCCTGTTCGGTCGGTGGCATTTCAGTACTGTTGGTACTGTTTCCGTCACCGCCGCCTTCGTGGGCCCGAACGGAGAGTTCGGATGCGTCGACCGAGCCGTCCTCGACAGTTCCCTTCGCGACGACGATCCGGCCCTCGGCCATCGTCTCGGGCATCGCCCCGTCGTAGACGACGTCGACGGACGTGTTGTTATCCGTGACAGCGAACCGGATCTCGTTACCGTCTTGTTCGAGGTTGGCGACTTTGCCCTCGAGGTTGACCCACTCGCCATCGTAGTCGCCGTTCTCGAGTGAGGTCGGCGTGACGAACTCCGCGGACGCGTTCATGACCGTCGTTCCGAGAACACCGAAGAGTAACACGACGCCGACGCCGGCGAAAAGTAACTTACTCCTTCGTTTCACGTCCGAATATGTCTGATCGGACTATTTCAATCTTGGCGTGTGTTATAGTAGCCACTGACAGTCAATGCACATCTGATCGCACGACTGCTGTGCGATCGGTGTGTAAACCGTTTCAGTTGTTACGATAGTGATTTCTGTTACATTCCCGTCGGACGATCAGCTCTCGGACGGACTGGCGTGAACCACGATCCCGAACGGACACGACCCGAACGCGGGCGACGGACGACGCGTCGCGACCCAACCTCGGTACTCCTTTCCCGTCCGACTCCGAAAGGGCGCGCATGACCGACGACAACTCACGCGAGCTGTACAATCGGGCGCTGTCGGTGCTGCCCGGTGGCGTCAACTCCGCCGTTCGCGCGGCGATCGAACCGTATCCGTTCTTCGTCCAGAAAGGCGACGGCGGCCACGTCATCGACGCCGACGGGAACCGCTACATCGACTGGGTAATGGGGCTCGGCCCGCTGCTGTTGGGCCACGATCTGCCAGAACCCGTCCAGGCGGGCATCCAGCAGAAAGCAAGCGAAGGGCCGATGTATGGGACGCCGACGGAGATCGAAGTCGACCTCGCGGAGTTCGTCGTCCGCCATGTCCCGAGCGTCGAGAAGCTCCGCTTCGTCAACTCCGGGACCGAAGCGACGACCTCCGCCGTGCGCCTCGCACGGGGCTACACCGGTCGGAACAAGATCGTCGTCATGCAGGGCGGCTACCACGGCGCACAGGAGTCGACGCTGGTCGAAGGCGACGCCGACAACCCGAAACCATCCTCCGCCGGCGTTCCGCAGTCGTTTGCCGACCACACGCTTCCAGTACCGTTCAACGACGAGGAGGCCGTCCGCGACGTGTTCGAGAAACACGGCGACGACATCGCGGCCGTAATGACCGAGCCCATTCTGGGCAACTATGGCATCGTCTACCCCGAAGACGGCTATCACGAGTTCCTCCGTGAGATCACCGCAGAACACGGCTCGCTGCTGATCTTCGACGAAGTGATTACGGGCTTCCGCGTCGGTGGCCTCGGCTGTGCCCAGAGCGAGTTCGGCGTCACGCCCGATCTCACGACGTTCGGCAAGATCATCGGCGGCGGCTTCCCCGTCGGTGCGATCGGCGGTCGCGCCGAGATCATCGAGGGCTTCGCACCGACCGGCGATGTCTT is a window from the Natrinema sp. HArc-T2 genome containing:
- a CDS encoding carboxypeptidase-like regulatory domain-containing protein, with product MRKTVLGFVVLVSLLTVPMTATAASVSGTVTVADGSADGETVTIAPLDPSNELVGNATETTVEDGSFTYESVEGAITYFIELEHEGTTHYALVDDGEQPAFVLNDTISGELVDENGTPISNATITVTSQHGPEVTQVNATDGSFTIGPVQPDRMYTLEIEANGADYERVVSTGNDTTDTTFELPTPTTDRDALTLGGGQPVNHLLRVGPTQNGTGLFVVETVSVENGADRPFAGNVSFAVPSDAEVVTGMVDNERTAVSRTNDTATVETTIGPQENATVDVFYRLEDRAFEKPVGYDVEQLAIQFAEYDLTQVEVSDNLVEADAPMPMVTSTGPLEADDQISVSITESNQSVASDQTDGGSGTGEFPLGLVSLGFVAVIAIGLAAYRYL
- a CDS encoding heme exporter protein CcmB, whose amino-acid sequence is MTDNTTVSYWRTVLEVARKDFRIELRSKQVLNTAAVFALLVVIIFAFSFARTFANIDVVASGALWVAFVFAGTFSVSQSVAVEEADAGLDSLLLVPVDRSAIYVGKVVSNTAFTGAVAVITLGCIVVFLDFTILPGTVPLLLLVIALAAFGFAATGVLIATMTARARLSDLLLPLLLVPLVIPVLLAGVELTRAISEGLPLWQWFRLLLAYDGVLFLIGIALFEYVVER
- a CDS encoding ABC transporter ATP-binding protein; this translates as MGTISVDGVTRRLGSTTALRDVSFTVDSGEHVGLFGPNGAGKTSLMQLLSTLAAPDDGRIRIDGDDVTPDATAVRAKLGVVSHRPMVYGTLTARENLRLHARLRSVDTERVERVLKDVNLRTHASTRVEDFSHGMTKRLSIARAVLHDPTVLLLDEPYAGLDQRSAMDLQRILTRFDDRTVVIATHDLERAVDDCDRALVLVDGTLERTVSLTDLDRHSFETEYLEAVGRSNLQ
- a CDS encoding cytochrome c maturation protein CcmE, producing MKRRSKLLFAGVGVVLLFGVLGTTVMNASAEFVTPTSLENGDYDGEWVNLEGKVANLEQDGNEIRFAVTDNNTSVDVVYDGAMPETMAEGRIVVAKGTVEDGSVDASELSVRAHEGGGDGNSTNSTEMPPTEQA
- a CDS encoding glutamate-1-semialdehyde 2,1-aminomutase, which codes for MTDDNSRELYNRALSVLPGGVNSAVRAAIEPYPFFVQKGDGGHVIDADGNRYIDWVMGLGPLLLGHDLPEPVQAGIQQKASEGPMYGTPTEIEVDLAEFVVRHVPSVEKLRFVNSGTEATTSAVRLARGYTGRNKIVVMQGGYHGAQESTLVEGDADNPKPSSAGVPQSFADHTLPVPFNDEEAVRDVFEKHGDDIAAVMTEPILGNYGIVYPEDGYHEFLREITAEHGSLLIFDEVITGFRVGGLGCAQSEFGVTPDLTTFGKIIGGGFPVGAIGGRAEIIEGFAPTGDVFQAGTFSGHPVTMAAGLETLQFAAENDVYDHVNGLGDRLRSGLTDIVADQAPSYTVTGTDSMFKVIFTREGPGPDSLEEQCTAGCRQDPTCPRYDTCPKNAGDVKNAETERWRRIFWGQMKDQNVFLSQNQFECQFVSYSHTEEDVERTLEAYKEAL